In a genomic window of Brassica rapa cultivar Chiifu-401-42 chromosome A10, CAAS_Brap_v3.01, whole genome shotgun sequence:
- the LOC103844610 gene encoding NAC domain-containing protein 1 isoform X2 yields MVEKPGFEFRPYDEELVGFYLRQKLLGNHSLVDGVIREIKICSLDPWDLRFQSKIKSRDPVWYFLSLIENNRGRQSRTTPSGSWKLTGDPVNVNDRWGNLTGFRGKIGYKRVLTFSKAKSSSSSVSEWVMHELHYTHTDLPEHKRTTYVICRLEYKGDDVNILSTPTFAPTMANSASSAVDQSLQGNSGHYNTLSEYDSGYQFNGNSDMQQSFQGYSEYFNPTSEYGLANQSNNWFSNLQQQQVPYSAPYQDDSDVWRQVVEEDWPSLIDERTCMRVDLIHHRPKKPVTGIFVGDSSDDDTDSTIGKGTWRSTDSVGSNNVPYHAPKYATPSLSTVEPLYNDEPQEQPKQLMLQLQGKQKVINKQKSECEWKRAEDSIKKAPSTYAVKQSWIVLEEISQRKSRWIYLKNIVGLLLFIIFIIGWIILLG; encoded by the exons ATGGTGGAAAAGCCAGGGTTTGAGTTCCGTCCGTACGACGAGGAGCTCGTGGGTTTCTATCTCCGTCAGAAACTTCTCGGAAACCATAGTCTCGTCGACGGAGTCATCAGAGAGATCAAAATCTGCAGCTTAGATCCTTGGGACTTGCGCT TTCAATCGAAGATCAAATCGAGAGATCCTGTTTGGTACTTCTTGTCCCTTATAGAAAACAACAGGGGTCGACAGAGCAGGACGACGCCTTCAGGGTCGTGGAAACTCACCGGAGACCCAGTGAATGTCAATGATCGGTGGGGTAACTTGACTGGTTTTCGAGGTAAGATTGGTTATAAGAGGGTTTTAACGTTCAGCAAGGCGAAAAGCAGCAGCAGCTCCGTATCCGAGTGGGTGATGCACGAGCTTCACTACACCCACACCGACCTGCCTGAACACAAG AGGACCACCTATGTCATCTGCAGACTAGAATATAAGGGTGACGACGTGAACATCCTCTCTACTCCCACTTTTGCTCCCACTATGGCCAATAGTGCAAGCTCTGCG GTGGACCAATCACTTCAAGGGAATTCTGGACATTACAACACTTTGTCCGAGTATGATTCAGGATATCAGTTTAATGGAAACTCTGACATGCAGCAATCATTTCAAGGATATTCAGAATATTTCAACCCTACCTCGGAGTATGGTTTGGCTAATCAAAGCAACAACTGGTTTAGCAacctacaacaacaacaagttcCTTACTCTGCCCCATATCAAGATGATTCTGATGTGTGGAGGCAGGTTGTTGAAGAAGACTGGCCCTCTTTGATAGATGAAAGGACATGTATGCGAGTGGATCTCATCCATCACCGCCCTAAAAAGCCTGTCACTGGGATTTTTGTCGGTGATAGCAGTGATGATGACACTGACTCAACG ATTGGGAAAGGTACTTGGAGATCGACCGATAGCGTTGGTAGTAACAATGTACCATACCATGCTCCTAAATATGCTACTCCATCTTTAAGTACTGTTGAGCCTTTGTACAATGATGAGCCGCAAGAGCAACCAAAGCAGCTGATGTTGCAGTTGCAGGGCAAACAAAAG GTGATAAATAAGCAGAAAAGCGAATGCGAGTGGAAAAGGGCTGAAGACTCGATCAAGAAGGCTCCATCCACCTATGCAGTGAAGCAAAGCTGGATTGTTCTTGAGGAGATAAGTCAGAGGAAGTCACGGTGGATCTATCTCAAGAACATCGTTGGCCTCTTactgttcatcatcttcatcattggTTGGATTATTCTGCTTGGTTAG
- the LOC103844610 gene encoding NAC domain-containing protein 1 isoform X1: MVEKPGFEFRPYDEELVGFYLRQKLLGNHSLVDGVIREIKICSLDPWDLRFQSKIKSRDPVWYFLSLIENNRGRQSRTTPSGSWKLTGDPVNVNDRWGNLTGFRGKIGYKRVLTFSKAKSSSSSVSEWVMHELHYTHTDLPEHKRTTYVICRLEYKGDDVNILSTPTFAPTMANSASSAVDQSLQGNSGHYNTLSEYDSGYQFNGNSDMQQSFQGYSEYFNPTSEYGLANQSNNWFSNLQQQQVPYSAPYQDDSDVWRQVVEEDWPSLIDERTCMRVDLIHHRPKKPVTGIFVGDSSDDDTDSTIGKGTWSSTDSVGSKDVPYHAPKDATPSLSTVEPLYNDSSDDDTDSTIGKGTWRSTDSVGSNNVPYHAPKYATPSLSTVEPLYNDEPQEQPKQLMLQLQGKQKVINKQKSECEWKRAEDSIKKAPSTYAVKQSWIVLEEISQRKSRWIYLKNIVGLLLFIIFIIGWIILLG, translated from the exons ATGGTGGAAAAGCCAGGGTTTGAGTTCCGTCCGTACGACGAGGAGCTCGTGGGTTTCTATCTCCGTCAGAAACTTCTCGGAAACCATAGTCTCGTCGACGGAGTCATCAGAGAGATCAAAATCTGCAGCTTAGATCCTTGGGACTTGCGCT TTCAATCGAAGATCAAATCGAGAGATCCTGTTTGGTACTTCTTGTCCCTTATAGAAAACAACAGGGGTCGACAGAGCAGGACGACGCCTTCAGGGTCGTGGAAACTCACCGGAGACCCAGTGAATGTCAATGATCGGTGGGGTAACTTGACTGGTTTTCGAGGTAAGATTGGTTATAAGAGGGTTTTAACGTTCAGCAAGGCGAAAAGCAGCAGCAGCTCCGTATCCGAGTGGGTGATGCACGAGCTTCACTACACCCACACCGACCTGCCTGAACACAAG AGGACCACCTATGTCATCTGCAGACTAGAATATAAGGGTGACGACGTGAACATCCTCTCTACTCCCACTTTTGCTCCCACTATGGCCAATAGTGCAAGCTCTGCG GTGGACCAATCACTTCAAGGGAATTCTGGACATTACAACACTTTGTCCGAGTATGATTCAGGATATCAGTTTAATGGAAACTCTGACATGCAGCAATCATTTCAAGGATATTCAGAATATTTCAACCCTACCTCGGAGTATGGTTTGGCTAATCAAAGCAACAACTGGTTTAGCAacctacaacaacaacaagttcCTTACTCTGCCCCATATCAAGATGATTCTGATGTGTGGAGGCAGGTTGTTGAAGAAGACTGGCCCTCTTTGATAGATGAAAGGACATGTATGCGAGTGGATCTCATCCATCACCGCCCTAAAAAGCCTGTCACTGGGATTTTTGTCGGTGATAGCAGTGATGATGACACTGACTCAACG ATTGGGAAAGGTACTTGGAGCTCGACCGATAGCGTTGGTAGTAAAGATGTACCATACCATGCTCCTAAAGATGCTACTCCATCTTTAAGTACTGTTGAGCCTTTGTACAATGATAGCAGTGATGATGACACTGACTCAACG ATTGGGAAAGGTACTTGGAGATCGACCGATAGCGTTGGTAGTAACAATGTACCATACCATGCTCCTAAATATGCTACTCCATCTTTAAGTACTGTTGAGCCTTTGTACAATGATGAGCCGCAAGAGCAACCAAAGCAGCTGATGTTGCAGTTGCAGGGCAAACAAAAG GTGATAAATAAGCAGAAAAGCGAATGCGAGTGGAAAAGGGCTGAAGACTCGATCAAGAAGGCTCCATCCACCTATGCAGTGAAGCAAAGCTGGATTGTTCTTGAGGAGATAAGTCAGAGGAAGTCACGGTGGATCTATCTCAAGAACATCGTTGGCCTCTTactgttcatcatcttcatcattggTTGGATTATTCTGCTTGGTTAG